One region of Ornithinibacter aureus genomic DNA includes:
- the recO gene encoding DNA repair protein RecO: protein MPLYRDEAIVLRTQKLGEADRIVTLLTRRLGKVRVVGKGVRRTKSRFGSRLEPGMHIDVQCYEGRTLDTVTQVETLDPWGDAIARDYPSYTAATAVLETCDRLTEEREPALQQYLLLAGAVRSLAGREHDPNLVLDAYLLRALAVAGWAPSFHDCAKCGAPGPHRGFHVVAGGAVCPSCRPPGSAAPAPETLLLLSALLAGDWAIADASDLHHRREGSGLTAAFLQWHIERGIRSLRMVER, encoded by the coding sequence GTGCCCCTCTACCGCGACGAGGCGATCGTCCTGCGCACCCAGAAGCTGGGTGAGGCCGACCGCATCGTCACCCTCCTCACCCGACGCCTGGGCAAGGTGCGGGTTGTCGGAAAGGGCGTGCGGCGCACCAAGTCACGCTTCGGCAGCCGGCTCGAGCCCGGCATGCATATCGACGTCCAGTGCTACGAGGGGCGCACCCTCGACACCGTGACGCAGGTGGAGACCCTCGACCCGTGGGGGGACGCCATCGCCCGCGACTACCCGAGCTACACCGCCGCCACCGCCGTGCTCGAGACCTGCGACAGGCTCACCGAGGAGCGCGAACCCGCCCTTCAGCAGTACCTCCTGCTCGCCGGCGCGGTCCGGTCCCTGGCCGGCCGCGAGCACGACCCGAACCTCGTGCTCGACGCCTACCTGTTGCGCGCGCTCGCGGTCGCCGGCTGGGCCCCGAGCTTCCACGACTGCGCCAAGTGCGGCGCGCCGGGCCCGCACCGTGGGTTCCACGTCGTCGCAGGTGGCGCGGTGTGCCCGAGCTGCCGCCCACCGGGCTCGGCCGCCCCGGCCCCCGAGACCCTCCTGCTGCTCTCGGCGCTGCTCGCCGGCGACTGGGCCATCGCCGACGCCTCGGACCTGCACCACCGCCGTGAGGGCAGCGGCCTGACCGCAGCCTTCCTGCAGTGGCACATCGAACGCGGCATCCGCAGCCTCCGTATGGTGGAGCGGTGA
- a CDS encoding Fur family transcriptional regulator, with product MTDQIQQTQTERRPTRQRSAIAQALDGSPEFRSAQDIHAAMAGSGTKVGLATVYRNLQAMAAEGELDVIRTAEGEAVYRSCATTHHHHHVVCRSCGLAVEVTGDAVERWAEAVAAANGFTQVRHTVEIDGLCTTCSRASS from the coding sequence ATGACCGACCAGATCCAGCAGACCCAGACCGAGCGGCGCCCGACCCGGCAACGCTCGGCCATCGCGCAGGCCCTCGACGGCTCCCCGGAGTTCCGTTCGGCCCAGGACATCCACGCCGCCATGGCCGGGTCGGGCACCAAGGTGGGGCTCGCGACCGTCTACCGCAACCTGCAGGCCATGGCAGCCGAGGGCGAGCTCGACGTCATCCGCACCGCCGAGGGTGAAGCCGTCTATCGCTCGTGCGCGACCACGCACCACCACCACCACGTCGTGTGCCGCTCGTGCGGCCTCGCGGTCGAGGTGACCGGGGATGCCGTCGAGCGCTGGGCCGAGGCGGTCGCCGCGGCCAACGGATTCACCCAGGTGCGGCACACCGTCGAGATCGACGGCCTCTGCACCACCTGTTCGCGGGCTAGCTCGTAG
- a CDS encoding DUF6703 family protein, whose translation MSSLRESFERASLPALTYISSLPRFVPFLAILGLVIAGLLIPGWGWVLIVLVVLLLAWIGALAWPRLSMPERMMRVAVVVMMAAIAITQAVPRG comes from the coding sequence GTGTCCAGCCTTCGTGAGTCCTTCGAGCGCGCCAGCCTCCCTGCGCTGACGTACATCAGTTCGCTCCCGCGGTTCGTGCCCTTCCTGGCCATCCTCGGCCTGGTCATCGCCGGCCTGCTCATCCCCGGCTGGGGCTGGGTGCTCATCGTGCTCGTCGTGCTCCTGCTCGCGTGGATCGGGGCCCTCGCGTGGCCGCGGCTGAGCATGCCCGAGCGGATGATGCGGGTTGCCGTCGTCGTCATGATGGCCGCGATCGCCATCACCCAGGCGGTTCCGCGCGGCTGA
- a CDS encoding metal ABC transporter ATP-binding protein, which produces MSSPTLVRLRSTSFGYADRTVVSGVDLTVRAGEVVALLGPNGSGKSTLVRGILGLSTRQGGDVELFDTPLDEFDQYTRLGYVPQRHSLSASVRATVTEIVEVGRLPHRPWWKPQSRQDHAIVREAIADVGLADRAHEEVAALSGGQQRRVLIARALAGRPDMLVMDEPTAGVDHANQEALALVLHRLADRGTSMLVVTHELEALERVVTRIVCLDAGHIDFDGTPAAYSDHLRRHAVGSDHHHPDDDSPRRGHVIGAAPLDPTPREVTP; this is translated from the coding sequence ATGAGCAGCCCCACGCTCGTGCGACTGCGGTCGACCTCCTTCGGGTACGCCGACCGCACGGTCGTGTCCGGGGTCGACCTCACGGTCCGGGCGGGTGAGGTCGTGGCCCTGCTCGGCCCGAACGGGTCGGGCAAGTCCACGCTCGTACGCGGCATCCTCGGCCTGAGCACCCGCCAGGGCGGTGACGTCGAGCTCTTCGACACCCCGCTCGACGAGTTCGACCAGTACACCCGCCTCGGGTACGTGCCGCAGCGACACTCGCTGTCGGCATCCGTGCGGGCGACGGTCACCGAGATCGTCGAGGTCGGGCGCCTGCCCCACCGGCCGTGGTGGAAGCCGCAGTCCCGGCAGGACCACGCCATCGTGCGCGAGGCGATCGCCGACGTCGGCCTGGCCGATCGCGCCCACGAGGAGGTCGCCGCACTCTCCGGTGGGCAGCAGCGGCGGGTCCTCATCGCGCGGGCCCTCGCCGGGCGCCCCGACATGCTCGTCATGGACGAGCCGACCGCCGGGGTCGACCACGCGAACCAGGAGGCGCTGGCGCTGGTGCTGCACCGACTGGCCGACCGGGGCACCTCGATGCTCGTCGTCACCCACGAGCTCGAGGCCCTGGAGCGCGTCGTCACCCGCATCGTGTGTCTGGATGCCGGTCACATCGACTTCGACGGCACCCCCGCCGCCTACTCGGACCACCTTCGACGGCACGCCGTCGGCTCCGACCACCACCACCCCGACGACGACTCCCCCCGGCGCGGACACGTCATCGGGGCAGCCCCGCTGGACCCGACCCCACGGGAGGTGACGCCGTGA
- a CDS encoding metal ABC transporter permease, with the protein MSDLLALDFMRQALLAALLAGFAAPLVGVFLVQRRMSLIGDGMGHVALAGVAVGVLTGQEPVLTALIAAVLAAVAIELIRASGRTTGDTALAVMFYGGIALGVVLISRSSSGTPANLTGYLFGAILTTSRTDIIVFGVLAAVVLSATLVLRQRFFAVANDEEYARAAGIPVLRYNLVLAVLTAVTVVVSMRVVGLLLISALMILPNATSQLFARSFRSGLWWAVLIGVLSSVGGVLVSYEAETPSGGTIVLLAVGAFVTASIATAVVARLRRAAHDRAERHDHEHGPDCGHRAVEHDDHVDYLHDGHRHAAHEGHYDEHGHDDEHHRAGAETA; encoded by the coding sequence GTGAGCGACCTCCTCGCCCTCGACTTCATGCGCCAGGCGCTGCTGGCGGCCCTGCTCGCCGGGTTCGCGGCACCCCTGGTCGGGGTGTTCCTCGTCCAACGCCGCATGTCCCTCATCGGTGACGGCATGGGCCACGTCGCCCTCGCCGGGGTGGCGGTCGGTGTGCTCACCGGGCAGGAGCCGGTGCTGACCGCGCTCATCGCCGCGGTGCTCGCTGCGGTCGCGATCGAGCTGATCCGGGCGTCGGGGCGCACGACCGGCGACACCGCCCTCGCGGTGATGTTCTACGGGGGCATCGCGCTCGGCGTCGTGCTCATCTCCCGCTCCAGCAGCGGCACGCCGGCCAACCTCACCGGCTACCTCTTCGGCGCGATCCTCACCACGAGCCGCACCGACATCATCGTGTTCGGCGTGCTCGCGGCCGTCGTGCTGTCGGCCACCCTCGTGCTGCGGCAGCGGTTCTTCGCCGTGGCCAACGACGAGGAGTACGCGCGCGCAGCCGGCATCCCCGTCCTGCGCTACAACCTCGTGCTCGCCGTGCTCACCGCGGTCACCGTCGTCGTGTCCATGCGGGTCGTCGGTCTGCTGCTCATCAGCGCGCTGATGATCCTGCCGAACGCGACGTCACAGCTGTTCGCGCGCAGCTTCCGCTCCGGGCTGTGGTGGGCGGTGCTCATCGGGGTGCTGAGCAGCGTCGGTGGGGTGCTGGTGTCCTACGAGGCCGAGACGCCCTCCGGCGGCACGATCGTGCTGTTGGCCGTGGGCGCCTTCGTGACGGCGAGCATCGCGACCGCGGTGGTCGCCCGCCTCCGACGGGCCGCCCACGACCGGGCCGAACGGCACGACCACGAACACGGGCCCGACTGCGGGCACCGCGCGGTGGAGCACGACGACCACGTCGACTACCTGCACGACGGGCACCGCCACGCGGCGCACGAGGGCCACTACGACGAACACGGCCACGACGACGAGCACCACCGAGCCGGGGCGGAGACAGCATGA
- a CDS encoding isoprenyl transferase, which produces MSTPTSYPPPFPHPSGARPPVIAPDRMPRHVAVVMDGNGRWANQRGLPRTKGHEAGEAALLDVVAGAIEVGVTHLSAYAFSTENWKRSPDEVKFLMGFNRDVIRRRRDQLHEWGVRMRWVGRRPRLWGSVIKELEVAQELTRHNTGLTLYFCVNYGGRAELGDAVQRLAEDVAKGRLKARSVDERTIARYLPEPDMPDVDLFVRSSGEQRTSNFLLWQSAYAEMVFQNRLWPDYDRRDLWEAIQLYVDRERRYGGAVDAPGAVEQPGATS; this is translated from the coding sequence GTGAGCACGCCCACCTCGTACCCGCCGCCGTTTCCGCACCCGAGCGGGGCCCGACCCCCGGTCATCGCACCGGATCGGATGCCGCGCCACGTCGCCGTCGTCATGGACGGCAACGGGCGTTGGGCGAACCAGCGCGGCCTGCCGCGCACCAAGGGACACGAGGCCGGCGAGGCCGCCCTGCTCGACGTCGTCGCCGGAGCCATCGAGGTCGGCGTCACGCACCTGTCCGCCTACGCCTTCTCCACGGAGAACTGGAAGCGCAGCCCCGACGAGGTGAAGTTCCTCATGGGCTTCAACCGCGACGTCATCCGTCGCCGCCGCGACCAGCTGCACGAGTGGGGCGTGCGCATGCGCTGGGTCGGCCGCCGCCCGCGCCTGTGGGGATCGGTGATCAAGGAGCTCGAGGTGGCCCAGGAGCTCACTCGCCACAACACCGGCCTCACCCTGTACTTCTGCGTCAACTACGGGGGGCGCGCCGAGCTCGGGGATGCCGTGCAGCGCCTCGCCGAGGACGTCGCCAAAGGTCGGCTCAAGGCGCGATCGGTCGACGAACGCACCATCGCCCGCTACCTGCCCGAGCCGGACATGCCCGACGTCGACCTGTTCGTGCGCAGCTCGGGGGAGCAGCGCACGAGCAACTTCCTGCTCTGGCAGAGCGCCTACGCCGAGATGGTCTTCCAGAACCGGCTCTGGCCCGACTACGACCGACGCGACCTGTGGGAAGCGATCCAGCTCTACGTCGATCGCGAGCGTCGCTACGGCGGCGCCGTCGATGCCCCCGGCGCCGTCGAGCAGCCCGGGGCTACGAGCTAG
- a CDS encoding SDR family NAD(P)-dependent oxidoreductase, whose product MSAHPLTGSVVAVLGASGALGSRIARGAHERGAHVVLVGRDEARLSAVVEGAAVVVGDIADAGLGDRVVAAATERHGGLDGLVNAAGVVAFGPLLDTDDAVIEELFLTNALGPLFLLRRVVPALAQRRGFVAQVSAVVAEQLLPGMAAYAASKAALTAADKALTRELRRCGVDVIDIRPPHTETGLAGRPLAGTAPPLPQGLDPDAVARQILDAVESGRPELASTDFA is encoded by the coding sequence ATGAGCGCCCACCCCCTGACCGGTTCCGTCGTCGCAGTGCTTGGCGCCTCGGGTGCCCTGGGGTCACGGATCGCTCGAGGTGCCCACGAGCGCGGGGCCCACGTGGTGCTCGTCGGTCGGGATGAGGCCCGGCTGAGCGCGGTCGTCGAGGGTGCCGCGGTCGTCGTCGGGGACATCGCGGATGCCGGTCTCGGAGACCGAGTGGTCGCGGCCGCCACCGAGCGCCACGGTGGCCTGGACGGGCTCGTCAACGCCGCCGGGGTGGTGGCGTTCGGCCCGCTCCTGGACACCGATGACGCCGTCATCGAGGAGCTCTTCCTCACCAACGCGCTCGGCCCGCTGTTCCTGCTGCGCCGGGTCGTGCCGGCCCTGGCGCAGCGACGAGGTTTCGTCGCCCAGGTCAGCGCCGTCGTCGCCGAGCAGCTACTGCCCGGGATGGCGGCCTACGCCGCCAGCAAGGCCGCACTGACCGCGGCCGACAAGGCCCTCACCCGCGAACTACGTCGCTGCGGCGTCGACGTCATCGACATCCGGCCACCGCACACCGAGACCGGCCTGGCCGGGCGTCCGCTCGCGGGGACGGCACCGCCCCTGCCGCAGGGACTGGACCCGGATGCCGTCGCCCGCCAGATCCTGGATGCCGTGGAGTCCGGCCGCCCCGAGCTCGCCTCCACCGACTTCGCCTGA
- a CDS encoding glycine--tRNA ligase has product MAAPTSVVDTVVSLCKRRGFVFPCGEIYGGTRSAWDYGPLGVELKENIKRQWWRSMVTAREDVVGLDSSIILPRQVWVASGHVGAFTDPLTECQSCHKRFRVDHMQEAVADREARKGKEVDPDSIELADLACPNCGTRGQWTPPREFNMMLKTHLGVLEDESGLHYLRPETAQGIFVNFLNVMQASRKKPPFGIAQTGKSFRNEITPGNFIFRTREFEQMEMEFFVKPGEDEEWHTYWIDERTRWYTELGINPENLRHYEHPAEKLSHYSKGTTDIEYRFNFTGSEWGELEGIANRTDFDLSTHTQHSGTDLVYFDQASGEKYTPYVIEPAAGLSRSLMTFLIDAYTEDEAPNTKGGVDKRVVLKLDPRLAPVKAAVLPLSRNADLSPKARDLAAMLRKNWNIEFDDAGAIGRRYRRQDEIGTPFCLTVDFDTLDDQAVTIRERDTMAQERVGLDQVEGWLAARLVGA; this is encoded by the coding sequence ATGGCCGCTCCCACCTCCGTCGTCGACACCGTTGTCTCCCTCTGCAAGCGTCGGGGGTTCGTCTTCCCCTGCGGTGAGATCTACGGCGGTACGCGCTCGGCGTGGGACTACGGGCCGCTCGGTGTCGAGCTCAAGGAGAACATCAAGCGCCAGTGGTGGCGCTCGATGGTCACCGCGCGCGAGGACGTCGTCGGCCTCGACTCCTCGATCATCCTGCCGCGCCAGGTCTGGGTCGCCTCGGGGCACGTCGGTGCCTTCACCGACCCGCTCACCGAGTGCCAGAGCTGCCACAAGCGGTTCCGGGTCGACCACATGCAGGAGGCGGTCGCCGACCGCGAGGCCAGGAAGGGCAAGGAGGTCGACCCCGACTCCATCGAGCTCGCCGACCTCGCCTGCCCCAACTGCGGCACCCGCGGCCAGTGGACCCCTCCCCGCGAGTTCAACATGATGCTCAAGACGCACCTCGGCGTGCTCGAGGACGAGTCGGGCCTGCACTACCTGCGCCCCGAGACCGCCCAGGGCATCTTCGTGAACTTCCTCAACGTCATGCAGGCCTCGCGCAAGAAGCCGCCGTTCGGCATCGCCCAGACCGGCAAGAGCTTCCGCAACGAGATCACCCCCGGCAACTTCATCTTCCGCACCCGCGAGTTCGAGCAGATGGAGATGGAGTTCTTCGTCAAGCCCGGCGAGGACGAGGAGTGGCACACGTACTGGATCGACGAGCGCACCCGCTGGTACACCGAGCTCGGCATCAACCCCGAGAACCTGCGCCACTACGAGCACCCGGCCGAGAAGCTCTCGCACTACTCCAAGGGCACCACCGACATCGAGTACCGCTTCAACTTCACCGGCAGCGAGTGGGGTGAGCTCGAGGGCATCGCGAACCGCACCGACTTCGACCTGTCGACCCACACGCAGCACTCGGGCACCGACCTGGTCTACTTCGACCAGGCGAGCGGCGAGAAGTACACCCCCTACGTCATCGAGCCGGCGGCCGGGCTCTCGCGCAGCCTGATGACCTTCCTCATCGACGCCTACACCGAGGACGAGGCCCCCAACACCAAGGGCGGGGTCGACAAGCGCGTCGTGCTCAAGCTCGACCCTCGCCTGGCCCCGGTCAAGGCCGCCGTGCTGCCGCTGTCGCGCAACGCCGACCTGTCCCCGAAGGCCCGCGACCTCGCCGCGATGCTGCGCAAGAACTGGAACATCGAGTTCGACGACGCCGGTGCGATCGGGCGTCGCTACCGTCGCCAGGACGAGATCGGCACCCCGTTCTGCCTCACCGTCGACTTCGACACCCTCGACGACCAGGCCGTGACGATCCGCGAGCGCGACACCATGGCGCAGGAGCGGGTCGGGCTCGACCAGGTCGAGGGCTGGCTGGCGGCCCGCCTGGTCGGCGCCTGA
- a CDS encoding metal ABC transporter substrate-binding protein, with amino-acid sequence MKLLAVAALSSTLVLAGCGDGGTDGSSGADAADRMPVTAAFYPLQFVAERVGGDLVEVSTLTKPGTEPHDLELTPKAVAQLSQAKAVLYLSGFQPAVDDAVQTQAADAALDVTQPANLIVTGADDGHDHSGESADEHAGHADEQHAEDGVVDLHFWLDPTRMAAVPTTVGERFAKADPANAATYTANAAALASELTTLDEEFTTGLKTCESKELVTGHAAFGYLAARYGLGQEGIAGITPDAEPDAAALRDLVSHVRESGVSTVYAETLVSPALAETIARETGAKVAVLDPLEGLTDASPGSDYLEVMRANLKTLREGQGCS; translated from the coding sequence ATGAAGCTTCTTGCTGTCGCTGCCCTGTCCTCCACCCTGGTGCTCGCGGGCTGCGGTGACGGCGGCACAGACGGGTCGTCAGGTGCCGACGCAGCAGACCGGATGCCGGTCACGGCCGCCTTCTACCCGCTCCAGTTCGTCGCGGAGCGGGTTGGCGGGGACCTCGTCGAGGTGTCGACGCTGACCAAGCCCGGCACCGAGCCGCACGACCTCGAGCTCACCCCGAAGGCCGTGGCCCAGCTGTCCCAGGCCAAGGCGGTGCTCTACCTCTCCGGGTTCCAGCCGGCCGTCGACGACGCCGTGCAGACCCAGGCCGCGGATGCCGCGCTCGACGTCACGCAGCCCGCGAACCTCATCGTCACCGGCGCCGACGACGGCCACGACCACTCCGGGGAGAGCGCTGACGAGCACGCCGGGCACGCCGACGAGCAGCACGCCGAGGACGGCGTCGTCGACTTGCACTTCTGGCTCGACCCGACCCGCATGGCCGCGGTCCCGACGACCGTCGGCGAGCGCTTCGCGAAGGCCGACCCCGCGAACGCGGCGACCTACACGGCCAACGCAGCCGCCCTGGCGAGCGAGCTGACCACGCTCGACGAGGAGTTCACCACGGGGCTGAAGACCTGCGAGAGCAAGGAACTGGTCACCGGGCACGCCGCGTTCGGCTACCTCGCCGCTCGCTACGGCCTTGGCCAGGAGGGCATCGCCGGCATCACCCCCGACGCCGAGCCCGATGCTGCCGCCCTGCGCGACCTCGTCAGCCACGTCCGCGAGAGCGGGGTGAGCACCGTCTACGCCGAGACGCTCGTCTCCCCCGCGCTCGCCGAGACGATCGCCCGCGAGACCGGGGCGAAGGTCGCCGTGCTCGACCCCCTCGAAGGACTCACCGACGCCTCCCCCGGCTCGGACTACCTTGAGGTCATGCGCGCCAACCTGAAGACCCTGCGCGAGGGTCAGGGCTGTTCATGA